In a single window of the Falco rusticolus isolate bFalRus1 chromosome 11, bFalRus1.pri, whole genome shotgun sequence genome:
- the LOC119155493 gene encoding armadillo-like helical domain containing protein 1 → MVALGNVDHVASQRHASISLEYFVHAFPFMEECIKKALGHTLFQHFMDSPETWYTKMDPVQAEELVSNTVDIPRDMAGMQSTADMKIQQDTT, encoded by the exons ATGGTTGCTTTGGGGAACGTGGATCACGTGGCCAGCCAGAGACATGCCAGCATCTCCCTGGAG TATTTTGTCCACGCATTTCCCTTCATGGAGGAGTGCATAAAGAAGGCACTAGGACACACACTATTCCAGCATTTTATG GACAGTCCTGAGACCTGGTACACAAAAATGGATCCAGTCCAGGCTGAAGAACTAGTCTCCAATACAGTAGACATCCCCAGAGACATGGCAGGGATGCAGTCCACAGCAG ACATGAAGATACAACAGGACACTACTTAA